The following are encoded in a window of Megalops cyprinoides isolate fMegCyp1 chromosome 16, fMegCyp1.pri, whole genome shotgun sequence genomic DNA:
- the kcnk4a gene encoding potassium channel subfamily K member 4, whose translation MRCSTLLAILTGVLLYLVLGALVFRTLEAPQEIREHRHLQSARLAFLKNHSCVSPDHLQELIQEVAKAIGAGVDPVSNSSDFRSRWDLASSFFFCGTIITTIGFGNISPKTDGGQLFCIFYALVGIPMFGILLAGVGDHLGTGLRKAIGKIETLFLKWRVSPTIVRVISAVLSIQLGCLLFVAVPTVMFKEIESWSLLEAAYFVVITLTTVGFGDYVAGDRADSDPLYKPLVWFWILVGLAYFASILTMIGNWLRVLSKRTRAEMEELRAHATDWTQNIQNMSVDFRIPNRLDLNDTFHRRRKKRHCGQNPRSHRTGQSWAGAVGAQEGRTGGENGHLSCWSESGSSLSYSGESDESASGSEAPEAAPAGVGGDIVACPSLPDPISSQPLDYFGEHLAYIDESSDTLSERVKMDPLLEHAHRNSAPPCKPKRRCSKKLPQKSPRTCLHGNLDRKAPNGDIHPPSDPPPPPPEPPERN comes from the exons ATGCGCTGTTCCACCCTTCTGGCCATCCTGACAGGGGTGCTGCTATACCTGGTCCTGGGGGCGCTGGTATTCCGCACCCTAGAAGCTCCCCAGGAGATCAGGGAGCACAGGCACTTGCAGAGTGCCCGCCTCGCCTTCCTGAAGAACCACTCCTGTGTCAGCCCTGACCACCTGCAGGAGCTCATACAG gaGGTGGCCAAAGCCATCGGAGCGGGCGTGGACCCTGTCAGCAACTCCTCGGACTTCAGGAGCAGATGGGACCTGGCCAGctcatttttcttctgtggaaccatcatcaccaccattg GTTTTGGGAACATCTCCCCAAAGACAGATGGGGGCCAGCTCTTCTGCATATTCTATGCCCTGGTGGGGATCCCCATGTTTGGCATTCTCCTGGCGGGGGTAGGGGATCATTTGGGCACGGGGCTGAGGAAAGCCATTGGCAAGATTGAAACACTCTTCCTG aaATGGCGCGTCAGTCCCACGATTGTTCGTGTCAtctctgctgtcctctccaTCCAGCTGGGCTGCCTGCTTTTTGTTGCTGTGCCAACTGTGATGTTCAAAGAGATTGAGAGCTGGAGCCTGCTGGAGGCGGCCTACTTTGTGGTCATCACGCTGACGACTGTTGGCTTTGGGGACTACGTGGCGG GTGATAGGGCAGACAGTGACCCCTTGTACAAGCCTTTGGTGTGGTTCTGGATCCTTGTTGGCCTGGCCTACTTCGCTTCCATTCTCACCATGATCGGTAACTGGCTCAGAGTGCTATCCAAGAGGACCCGTGctgag ATGGAGGAGCTCAGAGCCCATGCCACCGACTGGACCCAGAACATCCAGAACATGTCAGTCGACTTCCGCATCCCCAACCGGCTCGACCTAAACGACACCTTCCACCGACGACGCAAGAAACGGCACTGTGGCCAAAACCCCCGCAGCCATAGGACGGGGCAGAGCTGGGCGGGTGCAGTGGGGGCTCAAGAGGGCAGGACCGGTGGTGAGAACGGACACCTCTCCTGCTGGTCTGAGTCGGGATCCTCGCTGTCCTACTCCGGGGAGTCTGATGAGTCAGCCTCTGGCTCTGAGGCCCCCGAGGCAGCTCCAGCTGGTGTGGGAGGTGACATAGTGGCCTGCCCTTCCTTACCTGACCCCATCAGTTCCCAGCCCCTGGACTATTTTGGGGAGCATCTGGCTTACATCGACGAGTCCTCAGATACTCTGAGTGAGAGGGTAAAAATGGACCCACTGCTTGAACATGCCCACCGCAATTCTGCACCCCCTTGCAAGCCCAAGAGGAGATGCTCCAAAAAACTGCCCCAGAAAAGCCCCAGAacctgtctccatggcaacctgGACAGGAAGGCACCCAACGGTGACATCCATCCACCATCTGACCCgccaccacctcctccagaACCACCAGAGAGGAACTGA